Within the Butyrivibrio sp. AE3004 genome, the region GTAGCTTTGTGGGCATTTTGGCTTTCAGTGATCCATGGAAGTGGCGGATCTTTTTCGGTCCACAATCCAAATTTGAGTTTTCTTTCTTTTCCAAATATATTTGCCTGGACAATTGCACGCCTTCTGGAGATGTCGAACTTTATTATTCGGTTGCTATATTTGGCAAGTGGTCCGATTATTCTCTGGGGGTTGCAATTAGATGCACGTTTAACAAGGCTCACTCTCATGAGGCCGTTTTCCATAAGAGAATCAAGGAATAGTTGATCCTCCTTTTCTATAGGAAGAAACATTTTCGTACCATCATCCTCAACTGCTCCAAGAATCTTCTTAAATTCCGGCACAGCCTTAAGTTCAGTAAAAACAGCCCTCGGATTATCGGTATCCACAAAAAAATACCCAGGGAACAATCTTCGAAGATGGATAGTAGCGTAACCCTTCTTTTTTCTGACGTCTTCAAACATAGGAACAAACAGGTTGTTAAAACAGGATTGGTCAGCTGTATTCCTGAAGTATTCCATAACAAGCTCTTCGTTGTCGCTTTTTGTCTGAACTACGTACCACATCTTTCGTCTCCCTTGGGCCGTGCTTCGCCATGTCGCAGTTTTGTCTTTTCTGCGACTCTTATCGCCATTGGCTTTTATGTCCATACCCTAATCCCGGGCAGCATGGCAGCACCGGTATTCAGGTATTTCCTGATATCAATAAGTTAGATTTGCTTACATGATTAGAGTGTAAACGCATTGTTTAAGTATATTTAAAAACCCCGATGTTTTACAATCGGGGTCTAAGAACCTTAATTAGTGCTACTCATTATTCAAAGTCTGCTATTCCACTATTGAATACTACAACTCCCCCGTCTTATTGCTTTATCCCATAGCTTTTTGTTATACGAATTACTTTGAGAATTTTCGCACAATTATCAAAATTTTGTAATTAATGTAATGATATCATAATTATATTACTGTAACAACCGCACAATTCGTCTGAATTTTATTAAATTTATATAAAATAAAGCTAATCAGTTTGTATGTAATTATTCCAAACCGCCTGAGTTCAGAAGCTGAATAGATTATAAACCATCCGCAATCCCTTGTGGTATGTGGTATTTTTGTCAATATTATATATGGCACGATATAGCTCGATGTGATATACCTTATGTATATGAACGAACTAAAAAAAACCAATGGTAACTTAAAAAGGTTTGATTATCCAATATTATTATTTGAGTATTTTAAAAGCGCAGCTTTCACTGCGCTTAAGCAAATATGTCATATAATGTCTATAGAATGTAAATCATTATTTTGTCACTGCCAACTTCCCTGAATACATATCATAATATTCTTTGGCCTTTTCCTTAGAAAGTTTATAGTGTTTTTGTAATTTCGCAATAATGTCCTCTTCTGAAAAAGAATCTTCAACCTTATCTTCTATAAAAATTCTGATTCCTTCCTCTTCGCTTTCAGCTTTTCCTTTTTCTACTCCCTGATCAAAAATCTGAAACTCAGGCAAATCTATTATTTTGCCACCCATAAAATCACCCACCTTCTTCTGAACATTATCCTGCTTCATTGTGAGCTTGTAAGCAACACTATGTGTTAATTTTATGATAGCACTGTAGGATAATGCTGACAAGCTGCCCATTTCCAGCTCTTTTTTGAGTCTGTTGAAGATATAATTATATTCATCGAATAATTTATTTATCGCATCTTCACTTTTATCTATTTCCGGAAGCTGATTCTCATAATTGAAAATATAAAACGGAATCAGCATATAAAGCTTTTCTCTAAATATATCCTCCACTGTATAATCAGACATTTTCACTATAGGCACATCATAAGATACTGTTTTCCCTCCGGGAACTGTTATTTCAATATTTGCTTTATCCGATGCTTTATCAGAACCTCTAAGCAAAAGCAATCCTGAATTAGGGAAACTAACTTTTAGGCTACTAATAGTTTCTTCCGCAGAATTCTTAGCTATTTGAGAACCGTATTCGAATATCCTTACCAGAATCGTTCCATCATATTTTAAGCTTTCACATTCAATGTGATATCTTTTGGATATCTCACGATAAATAATCTCGAAGCTTGAATCAGTTACCCGTTTTTCTTCCGAGCCATCCATATGCTCAACAAAATGCTCATTCCACAGCCTTTTAATGACCGCATCTTTTCCATAGTTTTCTCCAAACATATGACTCACGAAGGATATAACTAAATCATCGCATCGTCCTTCCATAGTCCGAAAAGCATCATCATACGCAATCTCAGAATAGACCGGATTGTTTTTCTTTACATTCTCTTTTTCTTCCATACTTTTCCTTCCTTTTGCATATTTTTGTATTGCAAGACATGCAAAGGATATGAAAAATAGAATACTTCCAAGAATATATAAGAACTAGTTTGAATAAATATTATTGCTCAAAATCAAGTCAATCACGGGAATAATCTGGCGAATCGCCTTGATCGCTTTACATGAAATAAATACGTTGAGACATTAACACATCCTCCATAAAATGTAAAGTATAATTTTAATGACTGAATTTGATTGAATTCATATAAATTTGCCTTTACACAAAAAATCAGATTATTTATTTGTCGTAGTTTTTTATCACCCCTGCAGCAGCGTCATTACGCCCTGAGTACTCTGATTAGCCTGTACAAGCATTGATTGGCCTGCCTGCGCCAGGATATTATTGATACTGTATTTCACCATTTCATCTGCCATGTCTGTATCACGAAGTCTTGATTCAGAAGCTGTTGTGTTTTCAACTACATTGTCCAGATTCTTGATAGTGTGTTCCATTCGGTTCTGAACTGCTCCAAGTTCAGATCTCTGTCTTGAGACTTCTTTTATTGCATCTTCAATAGCATCAAGCGCATAGGTGGCACCAATGCCATTGTCATCAACCACATTCAGGTTCCATATGCCAAGATTCTTTGCACTCATGGCTTCTATGCTGACACCTATCTTATTATTCATATCTGCATCAGCTCCTGCGTGAATAGACGTATTTAAGTCCTTGGATATAGTGGTAGTACCTCTATCAATCTCGAATATAACTCTTGACGCATCATTGTCCGGATCCTCCAGAAAATCTGCTGCCATGGTAACACCATCATCTATATCTTCATTATTTTTATCCCTTACTTTCGCGTAAGTATCTGTTGCACCGATATTGCTGGCTTTTTCCAATTCTCTGGCAATGAGTTTATAAGCCCTGCCTTCTGTGATTACACTTCTGTCATCATCATCGTAACCATCACCATCCTGATCAACCATAAGGGTGTATGTAACTCCATGGAAGGTCACTGTATTCCCATTTATAGGATCATCTTTTCCAGCCCCGGGCTTTGTGGTATCCATCTCATTATCTTCGCCGTAAGCTATACATATTGCTGACCTATAAAGATTTGTTTCAGCAGTATAGGAATTCCCATCTACTTTAATAAGCGATCCTTCCGTTGTACCCTCATCATACGAAAAATTAGAAAGCCTATTTTTTACAGTACTGAGGTTATATTTTCTTAGCGAATAAGAGTCCCCATCAATAGTCACACGCGTGGTTGCGCTGGTACCTTCTCCTACGGATGCCCCACTGACATAGCTTCTTATGTCATTGTAATTGTAATTCCTTACAACATAGCCATAAGTATTGCTTCCCCTTTTTATGGTAACAGTCTGTCCGTTAAGGTTATCCCCTATATCACTTCTTATGTCATTAAGTGTTTTGATAACAGAAGAATCCGTGGATGATACATATGCATTTGAGGAATTCTTGTTATAGGTCACTCCTCCATAGGTGATGCTATCCATTCCCGAATCAATTCTTGATCTTATATTTGCGCTGTGTTCAGCGACATTGCCGCTTCCGTCTATAAGTGTATATGTAGTGCTATTCCCATTAGCCCCTGTTATTGTTACCGATTTTGTAGAGGAATTAACCTTTCCTGCTACTGTAGAGGCAAATTCTGCTGTATAATTCCCATTTTTTAGTTCATAGTTATCAGTACCTATTGAAACTGTACTTGTATTCGGATTTACTTCATTATTTATCGCACCTATCTGTTTAAAAGCTGCATTCCCGTTCTGTCCAATAATATGGTAGGTAGTACTACCAACATCCACAGTATCCCCAGGCTCACCATCCTCTTTTATCATTTTCTGTACATCGGCTTTTCCTGTTCCTATGGTGTAGGTAATACCTGCTATCATTATCTTATCGGAATGTTTAAGCCTGTTCATAGTAAAGGATCCGTGTCCCGGACCATCTGTAGAGTTGTTTACAATTCCGTCTAATCCTGCATCATGGATATTTAGATATTTTGTCTGATACCCACTGCCACCTTTTAATAGGTAGGTTTCGTTAAATTTTGTTGTTTCAGATACTCTGTCAACCTCTGTAAGAAGCTGGTTTATTTCATCCTGGATGGATTTTCTGTCGGTGATTGAATTGGTTCCGTTTGCAGCCTGAACTGCAAGTTCGTTCATTCTGTGGAGCATGTCGTGAACTTCAGTAAGTGCACCTTCTGCTGTCTGTACCATGGATATTCCATCCTGAGCATTTGTAGATGCCCTGTCCAGGCCTCTTATCTGGCGGCGCATCTTTTCACTGATGGAAAGACCTGCAGCATCGTCAGCGGCACGATTTATTTTATAGCCCGACGAAAGCTTCTCTGCAGATTTTCTCTGTACAGAAGTCACCTGACCATACATTCTGTTAGCGTTTGCCGCCGCGATATTATGCTGAATTACCATCCATGATTCCTCTGCATAAATTGCCTATAGTTACTCATATCATTTATCGGATGAAATTGTGATTCTGTTTATGATACAGATTATAAAAACAACATAAAAAGGACCAGACGGGCATTATGCCTGACTGATCCTTATCGTTTCCTTTATAAAATAATTAATTTTTATTTCTGCGCCATAAGTTCTTTAGCTCTTGCTTCAGGGATTTTCCACTTCGTGATGAGACCTTTAAGTATACCCTCTTCTGGAACATTGTATTCCCTAAGCCCGCTTATATAGATAAGCATCCCCTCTTCTTTAACTTCTTCTTTAACCTCTTCTTTAACCTCTGTCCTTATATCTTCTCTCAAAGCTGCTTCATATTCCCATGATTTCATATATGCTAAATTCACCTCCTGACTCTGTTTTACACTTGTCACAATGTCATCAAGTGCCTTAATATCTTTATTTGATACATTCTCAGTTTTGCTGTTCTGTATATATTTTAGCATTTCTGAAATTTTCCTGCCATAATCGCCGGTAATATTACATTTTCCTTTTGTGTACAAGAATATCCTTCGTATCCCATCTTCATATTTACAATCAGGATGAGTAACGAGGGATGTTTTCGCTTCATAATACATGTCGTTCTGATCAAATGGGTCATATGATAGTATCGTGATAATAACGAGATCCGGAAGATTATCATAATCTTCG harbors:
- a CDS encoding transcription termination/antitermination NusG family protein, producing MWYVVQTKSDNEELVMEYFRNTADQSCFNNLFVPMFEDVRKKKGYATIHLRRLFPGYFFVDTDNPRAVFTELKAVPEFKKILGAVEDDGTKMFLPIEKEDQLFLDSLMENGLMRVSLVKRASNCNPQRIIGPLAKYSNRIIKFDISRRRAIVQANIFGKERKLKFGLWTEKDPPLPWITESQNAHKATGEDNLLKGDTDIGIYPGDKVVDETGVYEEQVFTVTDVDPARRIVYTTIEMFGTQVKVQFQADDVRKI
- a CDS encoding flagellin, whose protein sequence is MNRLKHSDKIMIAGITYTIGTGKADVQKMIKEDGEPGDTVDVGSTTYHIIGQNGNAAFKQIGAINNEVNPNTSTVSIGTDNYELKNGNYTAEFASTVAGKVNSSTKSVTITGANGNSTTYTLIDGSGNVAEHSANIRSRIDSGMDSITYGGVTYNKNSSNAYVSSTDSSVIKTLNDIRSDIGDNLNGQTVTIKRGSNTYGYVVRNYNYNDIRSYVSGASVGEGTSATTRVTIDGDSYSLRKYNLSTVKNRLSNFSYDEGTTEGSLIKVDGNSYTAETNLYRSAICIAYGEDNEMDTTKPGAGKDDPINGNTVTFHGVTYTLMVDQDGDGYDDDDRSVITEGRAYKLIARELEKASNIGATDTYAKVRDKNNEDIDDGVTMAADFLEDPDNDASRVIFEIDRGTTTISKDLNTSIHAGADADMNNKIGVSIEAMSAKNLGIWNLNVVDDNGIGATYALDAIEDAIKEVSRQRSELGAVQNRMEHTIKNLDNVVENTTASESRLRDTDMADEMVKYSINNILAQAGQSMLVQANQSTQGVMTLLQG